One Deinococcus seoulensis DNA window includes the following coding sequences:
- the lepB gene encoding signal peptidase I, with translation MTRPDKPAPSALQKLWKELLEPIVFAVVITQFVATLVGVDGVSMMPNLRDRERVFVPKYETWLHKAGVGEFKRGDILIFKPPVEATRQIPNLNKSAFGLWNYRPFLIKRLIGLPGDRITVSGGEVTVNGVKLDSSWTTAYWQEQGCWDTQSELANNATSSRGGVLPDTAEFTVPEGSYFVMGDNRTANGSEDSRMFGAVARRDVAGRAAAVVWPIMRKANVKYDCNAGTVAELSGENVLNWRLLSTPPAFTTLKTELGK, from the coding sequence ATGACCAGACCTGACAAACCTGCACCGTCCGCCCTTCAGAAACTGTGGAAGGAACTGCTGGAACCGATCGTGTTCGCAGTCGTCATCACGCAGTTCGTGGCGACGCTGGTCGGCGTGGACGGCGTGAGCATGATGCCGAACCTGCGCGACCGGGAACGCGTGTTCGTTCCCAAGTACGAAACGTGGCTGCACAAGGCCGGCGTGGGCGAATTCAAACGCGGGGACATCCTGATCTTCAAACCGCCCGTCGAGGCGACCCGGCAGATTCCCAACCTGAACAAGAGCGCGTTCGGCCTGTGGAACTACCGCCCTTTCCTGATCAAACGCCTGATCGGTCTGCCCGGCGACCGGATCACCGTCAGCGGCGGCGAGGTCACCGTGAACGGCGTGAAGCTGGATTCCAGCTGGACGACCGCGTACTGGCAGGAGCAGGGCTGCTGGGACACCCAGAGCGAACTGGCGAACAACGCCACGTCCAGCCGGGGCGGCGTGCTGCCCGACACGGCCGAGTTCACGGTGCCCGAAGGGTCGTACTTCGTGATGGGTGACAACCGCACCGCGAACGGCTCGGAAGACTCCCGCATGTTCGGGGCGGTCGCCCGCCGCGACGTGGCCGGACGCGCCGCCGCCGTCGTATGGCCCATCATGCGCAAGGCGAACGTGAAGTACGACTGCAACGCCGGGACCGTGGCGGAACTCAGCGGTGAGAACGTCCTGAACTGGCGTCTGCTGAGCACGCCGCCCGCCTTCACCACCCTGAAGACCGAACTGGGCAAGTAA
- a CDS encoding DUF503 domain-containing protein, whose protein sequence is MALGYVGVLTIRVEMPWVASLKEKRALIRPVVERLKVRFPLTVARLDGLDAHDWEVIGVATISNDYGWVEETLRMAADYIAKEGPYRVTDERTEITALGDDTDEDPDGDLDGEPDDALT, encoded by the coding sequence GTGGCCCTGGGGTACGTGGGTGTCCTGACCATCCGGGTCGAGATGCCCTGGGTCGCCAGCCTCAAAGAGAAACGCGCCCTGATCCGCCCGGTCGTGGAACGCCTGAAAGTCCGCTTTCCGCTGACCGTCGCCCGCCTGGACGGCCTGGACGCCCACGACTGGGAAGTGATCGGCGTGGCGACCATCAGCAACGACTACGGCTGGGTCGAGGAAACACTGCGCATGGCTGCCGACTACATTGCCAAGGAAGGCCCCTACCGCGTGACCGACGAACGCACCGAGATCACCGCGCTGGGCGACGACACCGACGAGGACCCGGACGGTGATCTGGACGGTGAACCCGACGACGCCCTGACCTGA
- the tsaD gene encoding tRNA (adenosine(37)-N6)-threonylcarbamoyltransferase complex transferase subunit TsaD has product MSVPAAVLPSVPVRILGIDTSCDDTGVGIVELLPDGRVNLLANRVWSQTVHARYGGVMPELASREHVERIDEVMGDALREAGLTVTDIGAVAATSGPGLVGALLVGLMYGKGLAQALNVPFHAVHHLEGHIFAAASEAELRAPFLALVVSGGHTHLFDVPRDGEYVLVGATLDDAAGEAFDKIARLSGLGYPGGPAISEAATRGNPDAVPFKEPLQGQKTFNFSFSGLKTAALLAHRGGAAPEDLAASFQRAAVNVLVKTTSRAAHAHARRTVVVSGGVAANTALREAFRATDLNVVFPGRGLNTDNGAMIALAGAAAIRAGRPASPLDGGATAYAPLANA; this is encoded by the coding sequence ATGAGTGTTCCTGCCGCCGTCCTGCCGTCCGTTCCTGTCCGCATTCTGGGTATAGACACCTCGTGTGACGATACCGGCGTCGGCATCGTGGAACTCCTGCCGGACGGGCGCGTGAACCTGCTGGCGAACCGCGTGTGGTCGCAGACGGTGCACGCCCGTTACGGCGGGGTCATGCCGGAACTCGCCAGCCGCGAGCACGTGGAGCGTATCGACGAGGTCATGGGTGACGCGCTGCGCGAGGCGGGCCTGACCGTCACCGACATCGGCGCGGTGGCCGCCACGTCCGGCCCCGGACTGGTGGGCGCGCTGCTGGTCGGCCTGATGTACGGCAAGGGGCTGGCGCAGGCGCTGAACGTTCCGTTCCACGCGGTGCACCACCTGGAGGGGCACATCTTCGCGGCGGCCAGCGAGGCCGAACTGCGCGCCCCGTTCCTGGCGCTGGTCGTCAGCGGCGGGCACACGCACCTGTTCGACGTGCCGCGCGACGGCGAGTACGTGCTGGTCGGCGCGACCCTGGACGACGCGGCGGGCGAGGCCTTCGACAAGATCGCGCGGCTCTCGGGCCTGGGGTACCCCGGCGGTCCGGCCATCAGCGAGGCCGCCACGCGCGGCAACCCGGACGCCGTGCCGTTCAAGGAGCCGTTGCAGGGGCAGAAGACCTTCAACTTCAGTTTCAGCGGCCTGAAGACAGCAGCGCTGCTCGCCCACCGGGGCGGGGCCGCCCCCGAGGACCTCGCGGCCAGTTTCCAGCGGGCGGCCGTGAACGTCCTCGTGAAGACCACGTCCCGCGCCGCGCACGCCCACGCCCGCAGGACCGTCGTGGTGTCCGGCGGTGTCGCCGCGAACACCGCGCTGCGTGAGGCCTTCAGGGCCACCGACCTGAACGTCGTATTCCCCGGCCGGGGCCTGAACACCGACAACGGCGCCATGATCGCCCTGGCCGGGGCCGCCGCCATCCGCGCCGGACGCCCCGCCAGCCCACTGGACGGCGGCGCCACCGCCTACGCACCCCTGGCAAACGCGTAA
- a CDS encoding heavy-metal-associated domain-containing protein: protein MTGMTSNATRVLLGVRGMTRDAGTSVAAALTALPGVSRATPDEGQIEVHYDPSQLTVMDLVRTVRSQGFLAGML from the coding sequence ATGACAGGCATGACCTCCAACGCCACCCGCGTACTGCTGGGCGTGCGCGGCATGACCCGCGACGCCGGAACCTCCGTTGCCGCCGCCCTGACCGCCCTGCCCGGCGTCAGCCGCGCCACGCCCGACGAGGGCCAGATCGAAGTGCATTACGACCCCTCGCAACTGACGGTCATGGACCTCGTGCGCACCGTGCGCTCGCAGGGCTTCCTGGCCGGCATGCTCTAG
- a CDS encoding long-chain-fatty-acid--CoA ligase has translation MTHPTPTRPWLSSYEPGVPHTFTPSGLTLPDLLRRTAEKYPDRVAMSFIGANTTYGQLYRDAQRFAAALHKVGVRPGDRVSIMLPNTPQFVTSFYGTLLAGAVAVNTSPMYTPSELEHQLNDSGSETLVILDTFYPRYEEIRARVPVKRTLVTGVQDALPFPKNLLYPIKARREGTWVKVPFDERVLSYPKVLASQVAAAAPSVSISPDDVALLQYTGGTTGVPKGAMLTHGNLVSNCEQARMWMSDLRDGQEVTLAAIPFFHVYGMTVAMNLSVLTGATLALVPNPRDIKMVLSQITSSGATLFPGVPTLYNAINNHPDTPKHDLTSIRACISGSAPLLLETSRRFREITGGANLVEGYGLTEASPCTHTNPIFGEQREGSIGVPFPGVDSIVVNDDGQIVAPGEVGELWIAGPMIMKGYWQRPDETAKTLREAHGRTWLMTGDMATMDADGYFRIVDRKKDLIIAGGYNIYPREVEEALMSHPAVLEAAAVGLPDTYRGESVHAVVALKPGANATEAEIIAHCKGLLSAYKVPRSVEFRDELPKTAAMKILRRQLAQEARDAQKAKSA, from the coding sequence ATGACCCACCCAACCCCCACCCGACCCTGGCTCAGCAGCTACGAACCCGGCGTGCCGCACACCTTCACGCCCAGCGGCCTGACCCTCCCGGACCTGCTGCGCCGCACCGCCGAGAAGTACCCGGACCGCGTGGCCATGTCCTTCATCGGCGCGAACACCACCTACGGCCAGCTGTACAGGGACGCCCAGCGCTTCGCAGCCGCGCTGCACAAGGTGGGCGTGCGCCCCGGCGACCGCGTGTCCATCATGCTGCCCAACACCCCGCAGTTCGTGACCAGCTTCTACGGCACGCTGCTGGCCGGGGCGGTCGCCGTGAACACCAGCCCCATGTACACCCCGTCCGAACTGGAACACCAGCTGAACGACAGCGGCAGCGAAACGCTGGTCATCCTGGACACCTTCTACCCCCGTTACGAGGAGATCCGCGCCCGCGTGCCGGTCAAGCGGACCCTGGTGACCGGCGTGCAGGACGCCCTGCCGTTCCCGAAGAACCTGCTGTATCCCATCAAGGCCCGCCGCGAGGGCACCTGGGTGAAGGTCCCGTTCGACGAGCGCGTGCTGTCCTACCCGAAGGTGCTGGCCTCCCAGGTCGCGGCCGCCGCGCCCAGCGTGAGCATCAGCCCCGACGACGTGGCCCTGCTGCAGTACACGGGCGGCACCACCGGCGTACCCAAGGGCGCGATGCTGACCCACGGGAACCTCGTGTCGAACTGCGAGCAGGCCCGCATGTGGATGAGTGACCTGCGCGACGGGCAGGAGGTCACGCTGGCCGCCATTCCGTTCTTCCACGTGTACGGCATGACGGTCGCCATGAACCTCAGCGTCCTGACCGGCGCGACCCTGGCCCTCGTGCCCAACCCGCGCGACATCAAGATGGTCCTGTCGCAGATCACGTCGTCCGGCGCCACGCTGTTCCCCGGCGTGCCCACGCTGTACAACGCCATCAACAACCACCCGGACACGCCCAAGCACGACCTGACCAGCATCCGCGCGTGCATCAGCGGCAGCGCGCCCCTGCTGCTCGAAACGTCCCGCCGTTTCAGGGAGATCACGGGCGGCGCGAACCTCGTCGAGGGCTACGGCCTGACCGAGGCGAGCCCCTGCACGCACACCAACCCCATCTTCGGCGAGCAGCGTGAAGGCAGCATCGGCGTGCCGTTCCCCGGCGTGGACTCCATCGTCGTGAACGACGACGGGCAGATCGTCGCGCCCGGCGAGGTCGGCGAACTGTGGATCGCCGGACCCATGATCATGAAAGGCTACTGGCAGCGCCCCGACGAGACCGCCAAGACCCTGCGCGAGGCACACGGCCGCACCTGGCTGATGACCGGCGACATGGCCACCATGGACGCCGACGGGTACTTCCGGATCGTGGACCGCAAGAAGGACCTGATCATCGCCGGGGGGTACAACATCTACCCGCGCGAGGTCGAGGAAGCCCTGATGAGCCACCCCGCCGTGCTGGAAGCGGCGGCCGTGGGCCTGCCCGACACCTACCGCGGCGAGAGCGTGCACGCCGTCGTGGCCCTGAAACCCGGCGCGAACGCCACCGAGGCCGAGATCATCGCGCACTGCAAGGGCCTGCTCAGCGCCTACAAGGTGCCCCGCAGCGTCGAATTCCGCGACGAACTGCCCAAGACGGCCGCCATGAAAATCCTGCGCCGCCAGCTGGCCCAGGAAGCCCGCGACGCCCAGAAAGCCAAGAGCGCCTGA
- a CDS encoding DUF1999 domain-containing protein, producing the protein MRYRTFTEADYPAMQALDLTLQRQDPAFDSLPERERDGRLHTSQPALKFYERSEHSFVAEEGDTLMGFILAQPVWQGDRPLVLVRTVSVRPGAPAETSTGLLHAAVKSAYDTAVYEVHFTLTPDLMDAATSESAVVTGQSAVCHLGTRADTAPGTRLRSVPANPAPGTPEQGA; encoded by the coding sequence ATGCGCTACCGCACCTTCACCGAGGCCGACTACCCGGCCATGCAGGCCCTGGACCTGACCCTGCAACGCCAGGACCCCGCCTTCGACAGCCTGCCCGAACGGGAACGCGACGGCCGCCTGCACACCAGCCAGCCCGCCCTGAAATTCTACGAGCGCAGCGAACATTCCTTCGTGGCCGAGGAAGGCGACACCCTGATGGGCTTCATCCTGGCCCAGCCGGTCTGGCAGGGTGACCGCCCGCTGGTGCTCGTGCGGACCGTCAGCGTGCGGCCCGGCGCGCCCGCCGAAACCAGCACGGGCCTGCTGCACGCCGCCGTGAAAAGCGCCTACGACACCGCCGTGTACGAGGTCCACTTCACGCTGACCCCCGACCTGATGGACGCCGCCACCAGCGAGAGTGCCGTCGTGACCGGCCAGAGCGCCGTGTGCCACCTGGGCACCCGCGCCGACACCGCGCCCGGCACCCGCCTGCGCAGCGTGCCAGCAAACCCCGCGCCCGGCACGCCGGAGCAGGGCGCATAA
- a CDS encoding nucleoside deaminase — MSAPDRPAPDAAAPDSAAPDHRRWLQLTLDLAREAQQAGSAPVGAVLVDASGHEVARGRNRVGEAQTPEHVGKASVAHAEMDLYFSVGKLENPQSLTLYTSLEPCLMCGGASALLGVGRVVWVTDDPWGGSGRLIAWADHPAMQDTEVLPTPDPDLERQGALLFAPEARRAFPDEGWALWRKRYPTETADL; from the coding sequence ATGTCTGCCCCCGACCGCCCTGCCCCTGACGCCGCTGCACCCGACTCCGCTGCCCCGGACCACCGCCGCTGGCTGCAACTCACCCTCGACCTGGCCCGCGAGGCCCAGCAGGCCGGCAGCGCACCCGTCGGGGCCGTGCTGGTCGATGCCAGCGGCCACGAGGTCGCGCGCGGCCGCAACCGCGTGGGCGAGGCGCAGACGCCCGAACACGTCGGGAAGGCCAGCGTCGCGCACGCCGAGATGGACCTGTACTTCAGCGTGGGCAAACTGGAAAACCCGCAGAGCCTGACGCTGTACACCAGCCTGGAACCCTGCCTGATGTGCGGCGGCGCCAGCGCCCTGCTCGGCGTGGGCCGCGTCGTGTGGGTCACGGACGACCCCTGGGGCGGCTCGGGCCGCCTGATCGCCTGGGCCGACCACCCCGCCATGCAGGACACCGAGGTCCTGCCCACCCCCGACCCCGACCTGGAACGCCAGGGCGCGCTGCTGTTCGCCCCGGAAGCCCGGCGCGCCTTCCCCGACGAGGGCTGGGCGCTGTGGCGCAAGCGCTACCCCACCGAGACAGCGGACCTGTAA